In the genome of Rudaeicoccus suwonensis, one region contains:
- a CDS encoding N-acetyltransferase gives MLILDQIVVPEQLRGRGYGTTMIRQIAAHFDYLLPAAVVLAWPSPTNLNDLDPFTTRAAMRRTETVLNNVGMQRLDDSPIWCATLSAAGGGTTRTLGVDAAAQTFQRCTRVVFAHGRPNGGGWSIPTNLIKNLGLLHKFR, from the coding sequence GTGCTGATCCTCGACCAGATCGTGGTGCCCGAGCAGCTCCGCGGCCGCGGCTACGGCACAACCATGATCCGCCAGATCGCCGCACACTTCGACTACCTCCTGCCGGCCGCCGTCGTGCTGGCATGGCCCTCCCCCACCAACCTCAACGACCTAGACCCCTTCACCACCCGAGCAGCTATGAGGCGGACGGAAACCGTGCTGAACAACGTGGGAATGCAGCGGCTGGACGATTCCCCCATCTGGTGCGCCACCCTGAGCGCCGCCGGCGGCGGCACGACCCGCACCCTAGGTGTCGATGCCGCGGCGCAGACGTTCCAGCGCTGTACGCGCGTCGTCTTCGCCCATGGTCGTCCCAACGGTGGTGGGTGGTCGATCCCCACCAATCTCATCAAGAACCTCGGGTTGCTCCACAAGTTCCGATAG
- the glf gene encoding UDP-galactopyranose mutase, translating into MYAMPREKLRELGICLDPVRSIRYPPDGVDPPRDRVADPQTTRSGARMQFGIAGAGFSGAVMARELAQAGHQVTVHESRGHVGGNCHTERDPDTGIMVHRYGPHIFHTGNERVWKYINDFGTMQPYNHRVFSTIGGKVYSLPVNLLTINQLFGRTLDPEQARDFISEQSDSSITDPRNFEEQALSMMGRPLYETFFLGYTRKQWGLEPTQIPASVLRRLPLRFTYEDSYFAHPYQAIPREGYTAIVERMLDDPRIEVHLSSPFDPDQHDRFDHTIWTGPLDAWFGHRFGRLGYRTLDFEEIRAEGDLQGCAVMNYGDLDVPFTRISEHKHFAPWEQHDKTVAFREFSRLAGEDDIPYYPVRLAQDKSLLQTYLDAAGQEPRVTFAGRLGTYRYLDMDVTIADALDAANIMQRAIRARDRIPALLAQE; encoded by the coding sequence ATGTATGCCATGCCCCGCGAGAAACTGAGGGAACTCGGGATCTGTCTGGACCCCGTACGCTCAATCCGATATCCACCGGATGGGGTCGACCCACCGCGGGATCGCGTGGCAGATCCACAGACGACGAGGAGCGGCGCGAGAATGCAGTTCGGTATCGCAGGAGCAGGCTTCAGCGGAGCCGTTATGGCACGAGAACTTGCGCAGGCGGGGCATCAGGTGACCGTGCACGAGTCCCGCGGCCACGTCGGAGGCAACTGCCACACCGAGCGCGACCCAGACACGGGCATCATGGTGCACCGGTACGGGCCACACATCTTCCACACCGGCAATGAACGTGTCTGGAAGTACATCAATGACTTCGGCACGATGCAGCCCTACAACCACCGGGTATTCAGCACCATCGGCGGGAAGGTTTACTCGCTGCCGGTCAACCTGCTGACCATCAACCAGCTCTTCGGGCGAACCCTCGATCCGGAGCAGGCGAGAGACTTTATCAGCGAGCAGTCGGACTCCTCGATCACCGACCCGCGCAACTTCGAGGAGCAGGCGCTGTCGATGATGGGCCGCCCACTGTACGAGACGTTCTTCCTCGGATACACGCGCAAGCAGTGGGGATTGGAGCCCACGCAGATCCCGGCTTCGGTGCTGCGGCGGCTGCCGCTGCGCTTCACGTACGAGGACTCATACTTCGCTCACCCCTACCAGGCGATTCCACGGGAGGGTTACACCGCGATCGTCGAGCGCATGCTGGATGACCCCCGCATCGAGGTGCACCTGAGCAGTCCGTTCGACCCGGACCAGCATGACCGGTTCGACCACACGATCTGGACCGGTCCGCTGGACGCGTGGTTCGGGCACCGCTTCGGCAGGCTCGGCTACCGCACCTTGGATTTCGAGGAGATTCGCGCGGAGGGCGACCTGCAGGGCTGCGCGGTCATGAATTACGGCGACCTCGACGTGCCGTTCACCCGGATCTCCGAGCACAAACACTTCGCGCCATGGGAGCAGCACGACAAGACCGTGGCATTCCGGGAGTTCTCCCGGCTGGCAGGCGAGGACGACATTCCCTATTACCCGGTCCGGCTGGCGCAGGACAAGTCACTTCTCCAGACGTACCTCGACGCCGCCGGGCAGGAGCCCCGGGTGACGTTTGCGGGACGGCTGGGCACGTACCGCTACCTGGATATGGACGTCACGATCGCCGACGCGCTGGACGCCGCCAACATCATGCAGCGCGCCATCCGCGCCCGCGACCGGATCCCAGCGCTGCTGGCGCAGGAATAA
- a CDS encoding helix-turn-helix domain-containing protein, with product MQRRMVTAGDRIEITTGLKAEWPIRAIAGHLRRSPSVIN from the coding sequence GTGCAGCGGCGGATGGTGACGGCGGGCGATCGGATCGAGATCACGACGGGGTTGAAGGCGGAGTGGCCGATTCGGGCGATCGCGGGCCATCTGCGTCGTTCGCCGTCGGTGATCAACTGA
- a CDS encoding HAD family hydrolase, translating to MRQLAMFDLDDTLVDHTGAIDRVFIALAEERSWGAEGLAFLRAEQARPVDNIESLNLIIEKYGTGETPDQLADLLNDRVLDASIMFDGVLTALARLRDAGWALALVTNGYEVSQRRKLRDGLLELFDTLCFSGTQGVWKPDPRIFVAAAANAGFPPESAWVVGDSWGNDVAGAAAVGARSIWVSHGRTPPTSPFAADVIVPTAVDACDYLWSL from the coding sequence GTGCGTCAACTGGCCATGTTTGATCTGGATGACACCTTGGTGGATCACACCGGTGCAATCGATCGTGTGTTCATTGCTCTAGCAGAGGAGCGCTCGTGGGGGGCGGAGGGCCTGGCCTTCCTCAGGGCGGAGCAGGCGCGACCAGTCGACAACATCGAGTCCTTAAATCTCATCATCGAGAAGTACGGGACGGGCGAGACCCCTGACCAGCTTGCGGATCTATTGAACGATCGGGTACTTGACGCCTCGATAATGTTTGACGGCGTACTCACGGCTCTAGCTCGTCTCCGTGACGCAGGTTGGGCTCTGGCATTGGTTACCAACGGATACGAGGTGTCGCAACGGCGAAAGCTTCGGGACGGTCTGCTCGAACTGTTCGACACTCTGTGCTTCTCAGGGACGCAGGGCGTATGGAAACCCGATCCTAGGATCTTTGTCGCCGCGGCTGCAAACGCGGGCTTCCCTCCTGAGAGTGCTTGGGTAGTAGGCGATTCATGGGGGAACGACGTGGCTGGCGCGGCCGCGGTCGGGGCACGGTCGATCTGGGTTTCTCATGGACGGACGCCACCTACTAGCCCCTTCGCGGCCGACGTTATCGTTCCAACAGCTGTTGATGCCTGTGACTACCTCTGGAGCCTTTAG
- a CDS encoding acyl carrier protein, which produces MSSGNETNDIIREKWCSILGVDSAGPEQNFFEQGGDSLSAVEFVSSLAGRCGIEIPLDVMFTDGTLQGVLDAAATN; this is translated from the coding sequence ATGAGTTCGGGGAATGAAACGAACGACATCATCAGAGAAAAATGGTGTTCGATACTAGGTGTTGATTCGGCCGGGCCAGAGCAGAACTTCTTCGAGCAGGGTGGCGATTCGCTCTCAGCTGTAGAGTTTGTAAGCAGCCTCGCCGGAAGGTGTGGAATCGAGATTCCGTTAGATGTCATGTTCACCGACGGCACCCTCCAAGGAGTCCTGGATGCCGCCGCGACGAACTGA
- a CDS encoding AMP-binding protein, whose amino-acid sequence MSGSEDLWDIFESSVGAFGDVTALDAGNRTWSYGTLHDQAIAVRQRLCGSIGLPAVLVVWGQNGADAIVAYLVGTSMGSTIVPIDGQLPVERVMSMLSALGGGVILTDRENELRDRIDGRWSIGTLDGRIDRLGAKSRAGEEPDAAYILFTSGTTGEPKGVPILGESVRAYVDHVRPIVGMIPGDRHSQNFSLSFDLSVHDMFITWASGATLVLREDRSHLLIDVYIRDRQLTHWFSVPSALTFTTHREHEPLDTNLRWAGFCGEALTYDQVASVRAWFPNSEIVNLYGPTELTIACSAYKLPPRVADEVATSNGTVPIGRVFPHLEWRTAKAEHGDMDFQELLLRGVQRFKGYVQQESNVKAFRAGDDRTLLGHVRDEDWYRTGDVVEIAEGEMLIHHGRLDDQVKVAGHRIEIADVEENLRRIDVLGGVAVVVLRSPEARLEGMATLCAFYTAPDVDVRIARQSLQERLPAYMIPHDFRHVKSIPLNANGKIDRAALVAVCAEPGHSGN is encoded by the coding sequence ATGTCAGGGTCAGAGGACTTGTGGGATATCTTCGAATCTAGCGTCGGCGCGTTCGGGGACGTCACGGCTTTAGATGCGGGCAATCGCACATGGAGTTACGGAACTCTGCACGACCAAGCCATTGCGGTCAGACAGCGGCTATGCGGATCGATCGGACTCCCGGCGGTGCTTGTCGTCTGGGGTCAGAATGGTGCGGACGCGATCGTCGCGTACTTGGTTGGGACGTCTATGGGCAGCACGATTGTCCCTATCGACGGTCAACTGCCGGTCGAGCGGGTCATGAGCATGTTGAGTGCACTCGGGGGCGGCGTAATCCTCACGGACCGCGAAAACGAACTGCGTGACCGAATCGATGGCCGATGGTCTATAGGCACCCTCGACGGGCGAATCGACCGGCTCGGTGCGAAGTCCCGCGCCGGCGAGGAACCTGACGCTGCCTACATATTATTTACCTCAGGCACTACTGGAGAACCGAAAGGTGTCCCGATCCTCGGCGAATCCGTACGTGCTTACGTAGACCACGTGCGCCCCATAGTCGGCATGATACCCGGCGATAGACATTCGCAAAATTTCTCTCTATCTTTCGACCTGTCGGTCCACGACATGTTTATCACGTGGGCCAGTGGTGCAACACTCGTTTTGCGCGAGGACCGATCCCATCTGCTGATCGACGTGTACATCCGCGATCGTCAGCTAACTCACTGGTTCTCGGTGCCATCGGCTTTAACATTCACAACGCATCGTGAACACGAGCCGCTGGACACGAACCTTCGCTGGGCGGGCTTCTGTGGCGAGGCGCTCACCTATGATCAAGTAGCCAGTGTGCGAGCCTGGTTTCCCAACAGTGAGATCGTCAACTTATACGGCCCGACGGAACTCACGATCGCATGCTCCGCTTACAAACTTCCTCCGCGGGTCGCGGATGAAGTTGCAACATCCAACGGAACCGTCCCCATCGGAAGGGTATTTCCACACCTCGAGTGGCGGACGGCGAAGGCAGAGCATGGCGACATGGACTTCCAAGAACTACTGCTTCGTGGTGTGCAGCGGTTCAAGGGATATGTTCAGCAGGAATCGAACGTGAAGGCTTTCCGTGCCGGAGACGATCGTACTCTGCTGGGACATGTGCGCGACGAAGATTGGTATAGGACCGGTGATGTCGTCGAGATCGCTGAGGGTGAGATGTTGATCCATCACGGTCGGTTGGACGATCAGGTAAAAGTGGCTGGGCACCGAATCGAGATTGCGGATGTGGAAGAGAACCTTCGGCGCATCGACGTCCTGGGAGGCGTCGCGGTCGTAGTGCTCAGAAGTCCTGAGGCGCGACTAGAGGGTATGGCGACGTTGTGCGCCTTCTACACTGCGCCGGACGTAGATGTCCGAATCGCGCGGCAGAGCTTGCAAGAGAGATTGCCTGCTTACATGATCCCCCATGATTTCAGACACGTGAAGTCGATCCCGCTAAACGCAAACGGTAAAATAGATCGAGCAGCTCTGGTCGCTGTGTGTGCCGAACCTGGGCATTCTGGCAATTGA
- a CDS encoding thioesterase domain-containing protein produces the protein MEAHPLRQEATGAAIYQIAGGKRHEADRPLICVHSAHGNLAFLRRYCEQPEEFAIWGIQAAHVVEPDTTANELALRYADLVLSGRPAGPYRIAGYCAGAAIALELATILQDAGHKVEFVGLLDVLPLKTSADAPSTDELATQRLAEIDYRVELLGRGTGLVEMTDYLRLTDSIEGSLTRDEIEGHFVRWAHLTLAGNVYTPPTSSTMPVCVISSKQRNMSVELQTTALRETWGLTDNDRATVRILPGAAGLLYRTKSFRVALQNELASV, from the coding sequence ATGGAAGCACACCCGCTTAGGCAAGAGGCGACGGGCGCTGCGATTTACCAGATCGCAGGCGGGAAACGACACGAAGCTGATAGACCGCTCATCTGCGTGCATTCTGCACATGGCAACCTGGCATTCCTGCGTCGTTACTGTGAGCAGCCCGAGGAGTTCGCGATCTGGGGCATCCAAGCTGCGCACGTCGTCGAACCCGACACGACCGCAAACGAGCTCGCACTTCGTTACGCCGATCTTGTTCTGTCTGGCCGGCCGGCCGGCCCCTACCGTATCGCCGGGTATTGCGCAGGTGCCGCGATCGCATTAGAGCTTGCAACAATCCTTCAGGACGCGGGCCATAAAGTAGAATTTGTTGGTCTTTTAGATGTACTTCCGTTGAAGACTAGCGCTGACGCCCCTTCGACTGACGAGCTCGCAACTCAACGCTTGGCCGAGATCGACTACCGAGTCGAGCTCCTAGGTCGCGGTACTGGACTCGTGGAAATGACCGATTATCTTCGCCTGACGGACTCGATTGAGGGGTCGCTCACTCGGGACGAAATTGAGGGCCACTTTGTGAGGTGGGCTCACCTGACCCTCGCTGGTAATGTGTATACCCCTCCGACCTCAAGCACTATGCCCGTCTGTGTGATCAGCTCTAAGCAACGCAACATGTCGGTCGAATTGCAGACCACTGCGTTGCGGGAGACATGGGGTCTGACGGATAACGACCGGGCGACTGTGCGAATTCTCCCGGGAGCGGCAGGGCTCCTCTATCGAACTAAGTCGTTCCGCGTGGCACTGCAAAACGAGCTAGCATCCGTTTGA